The Kineothrix sp. MB12-C1 genome includes a window with the following:
- a CDS encoding alpha/beta fold hydrolase, protein MQKSIRKVWYKRMWVYIGGGILLALAIYLIVQGIRCGIAVKDGEKRLATYNAVTADLSYGDMTYIDTIPDDVTDDAKVILSMHGIFGGYDQGYDTCKDFSNDYRILAPSRFGYLGSDVMGGGTPSEQAAAYVELLDSLGIDKVYPLATSAGGTAAIRFTLDYPERTEGLILYCSAMPYVEKPEKYMEYAGPPAFLCNDYTMFLISPLFDPIMGMEPSTIYSMLPCGDRKNGVVLDASVTNPDMARNFDSYPIESLQVPTLILHAKDDKMANYLDTEKAVPRFPNCTFISFESGGHLMAGHDEEIKKAVADFMK, encoded by the coding sequence ATGCAAAAATCCATTAGAAAGGTGTGGTATAAACGTATGTGGGTATACATCGGGGGCGGCATCTTGCTTGCCCTTGCAATATATTTGATTGTCCAAGGAATACGGTGCGGCATAGCGGTCAAAGATGGCGAGAAACGCCTTGCTACATATAACGCAGTGACTGCTGACTTAAGCTATGGGGATATGACCTATATTGATACTATCCCCGATGACGTCACAGATGATGCTAAAGTCATTCTATCCATGCATGGTATATTTGGTGGTTATGACCAAGGCTATGACACCTGTAAGGATTTTAGCAATGATTATAGAATTCTTGCCCCATCACGCTTTGGATATTTGGGCAGTGATGTAATGGGTGGTGGAACACCATCAGAACAAGCTGCAGCTTATGTAGAGTTGCTAGATAGCTTGGGGATTGACAAGGTATATCCTCTTGCGACCTCCGCCGGAGGAACAGCGGCAATTCGATTTACATTGGATTATCCCGAACGGACGGAAGGACTAATCTTATATTGCTCTGCCATGCCATATGTAGAAAAGCCGGAAAAATATATGGAGTACGCCGGGCCACCCGCCTTTTTGTGCAATGACTACACCATGTTTCTAATCAGTCCACTGTTTGACCCCATCATGGGCATGGAGCCGTCTACAATTTACAGTATGCTCCCCTGCGGTGACAGAAAAAACGGTGTGGTGTTGGATGCTTCCGTTACCAACCCCGATATGGCAAGAAATTTTGACAGCTATCCGATTGAATCTTTACAGGTTCCAACGCTTATTCTCCATGCAAAGGATGATAAAATGGCAAATTATTTAGACACAGAAAAGGCTGTGCCACGCTTTCCAAACTGTACTTTTATTTCCTTTGAAAGCGGTGGGCATTTGATGGCAGGACATGACGAAGAAATTAAAAAAGCGGTAGCTGATTTTATGAAGTGA
- a CDS encoding TetR/AcrR family transcriptional regulator, with product MKKSTKATEVKERIIDVTIALIQTSNGNAAEITTRDIAEKAGVGNGLINYHFQTKENLIAICVQRIIGQVVDGFKPNVGHMQNPQERMTYTASQVFEFLFANPAISRISILGDLSDQSDESNTVKSQKSICDVLGDSMSQADKNLFSFVLVTAIQAAFLANQHGGAMIGYLMDTAESRKTFIVKLVNMLLNGVNTESPAEVSKTYE from the coding sequence ATGAAAAAATCCACAAAGGCTACAGAAGTCAAAGAGCGCATTATTGATGTGACGATTGCTTTAATACAAACAAGCAATGGCAATGCCGCTGAAATTACAACCCGTGATATTGCAGAAAAAGCGGGGGTCGGCAACGGACTTATCAACTATCATTTTCAAACGAAAGAAAATCTCATTGCCATCTGTGTGCAGCGGATTATTGGGCAAGTGGTTGATGGCTTCAAGCCAAACGTTGGCCATATGCAAAACCCACAAGAACGCATGACCTATACAGCATCACAAGTATTCGAGTTTTTATTTGCTAACCCTGCTATTTCTCGCATTTCGATACTTGGGGATTTATCAGACCAATCAGATGAAAGCAACACGGTAAAAAGTCAAAAAAGCATCTGTGATGTTTTGGGAGATAGTATGAGCCAAGCCGATAAAAATCTTTTTTCCTTTGTACTTGTTACTGCTATACAAGCCGCATTTTTAGCGAATCAACACGGCGGTGCGATGATTGGGTATCTGATGGATACCGCCGAATCTCGCAAGACGTTTATTGTAAAGCTGGTTAATATGCTACTTAATGGCGTTAATACAGAATCGCCTGCGGAGGTATCGAAAACCTATGAATAA
- a CDS encoding DUF6774 domain-containing protein: protein MLSVIFSQLGDTLSTILTHDEICSPSDSE, encoded by the coding sequence ATGCTCTCAGTTATTTTTTCACAACTCGGGGATACGCTATCCACAATTCTTACTCATGATGAGATTTGCAGTCCGAGCGATTCGGAATAA
- a CDS encoding ABC transporter permease: protein MNAIRISFLQMLRQMKQDAMLMIIAFVPFLAGTVFRFITPIIEDLLTSHLGVNEILTPYYELFDLFLIILTPSMLNYVVAMVILEEADDHMIAYLAVTPLRKTGYLLSRLGVTGLISFPVSIFVSVLFHLSNTDMLTLTGIALAGTIQGIVVALLIVALSTNKVEGMAVGKMATLFSLGALVPYFVAGKAQYFVAILPSFWMAKTMQSNNYFSLIISILLAVVWMVLLSEKFIKKVTG, encoded by the coding sequence ATGAATGCAATTCGTATTAGCTTCTTACAAATGCTTCGGCAGATGAAACAGGATGCCATGCTTATGATAATTGCCTTTGTTCCATTTCTTGCCGGAACAGTTTTTCGGTTTATTACTCCTATCATAGAGGATTTACTAACAAGTCATTTAGGCGTGAATGAAATATTAACCCCTTATTATGAATTATTCGACCTTTTCCTTATTATCTTGACGCCCTCTATGCTTAATTACGTTGTTGCTATGGTAATATTGGAAGAAGCGGACGACCATATGATTGCCTACCTGGCCGTAACCCCTTTGAGAAAAACAGGATATTTGCTTTCAAGATTAGGAGTTACAGGGCTTATTTCATTCCCTGTCAGTATTTTTGTATCTGTGCTTTTCCATCTTTCAAATACGGATATGTTGACACTTACGGGAATTGCATTAGCCGGAACTATTCAAGGTATTGTCGTAGCCTTGCTTATTGTGGCCCTATCGACAAATAAGGTCGAGGGAATGGCGGTTGGGAAAATGGCTACCCTTTTTAGTTTAGGCGCACTGGTACCATATTTTGTGGCCGGAAAAGCGCAATATTTTGTAGCGATATTGCCGTCATTTTGGATGGCAAAAACAATGCAGTCTAACAATTATTTTTCGTTGATCATCTCGATTTTATTGGCGGTGGTTTGGATGGTATTATTGTCTGAAAAGTTCATAAAGAAAGTGACGGGATAG
- a CDS encoding fluoroquinolone export ABC transporter permease subunit yields the protein MRLVKMILGDVRFQFKYGFYFIYAVFSTLYVFLLLIFPETWREKAASIMIYSDPAAMGLLFMGAIVLLEKSQRVLNALAVSPVKVSEYIKAKAVSLVFISVLVSLVLALMGGLKNIPVVLITTALTSIIFTLLGLIVATKISSLNQYIIATVPLEIICFVPPIIYLFVPTAIMQWYPLNGSIALISNSSQDPLYDIAVLLIVIVCLFIVAQRATAKMWRSLGGIKL from the coding sequence ATGAGGTTGGTAAAAATGATACTAGGGGATGTTCGCTTTCAATTTAAATATGGATTTTACTTTATTTACGCAGTGTTTAGTACTTTATATGTTTTCCTGCTTCTCATCTTCCCGGAGACATGGCGGGAAAAAGCAGCAAGTATTATGATTTATTCCGATCCGGCGGCGATGGGGCTTTTATTCATGGGGGCCATTGTACTATTGGAAAAAAGTCAAAGGGTATTGAATGCCCTGGCAGTATCGCCAGTGAAAGTCTCTGAATATATAAAGGCGAAAGCAGTATCGCTTGTATTTATATCCGTGCTTGTATCCTTGGTGCTTGCACTTATGGGAGGACTTAAAAATATCCCGGTAGTTTTAATCACAACGGCGCTGACCTCGATCATCTTCACCTTATTAGGCTTGATTGTAGCAACAAAAATAAGCAGCTTGAACCAATACATAATTGCGACTGTCCCATTGGAGATTATTTGTTTCGTGCCGCCTATCATTTATTTATTCGTGCCAACAGCCATTATGCAGTGGTATCCATTGAACGGAAGCATTGCCTTAATATCAAACAGCAGTCAAGACCCTCTGTATGACATTGCCGTACTCTTAATTGTAATTGTATGCTTATTCATTGTTGCTCAACGTGCAACAGCTAAAATGTGGAGAAGCCTTGGGGGTATCAAGTTATGA
- a CDS encoding ABC transporter ATP-binding protein produces the protein MLTVENLSFSYSKRPFIENMNFHVDKGEIFGFLGPSGAGKTTLQKILTGLITGYKGSVKLGGIECKEHDNHFYENIGVDFEYSTLYEKLTARQNLQFFNSLYAKKTRAIDEMLAEIGLQNDADKKVADYSKGMKSRLNFLKALLHDPTILFLDEPTSGLDPANSKLMKDMILQQKEKGKTIFLTTHNMTDATELCDRVAFIVNGSIKALDRPHNLIMQKGAAKVRYTYYEGQEKTGECLLSQISKDKALINLIEENRILSIHSSEPTLNDIFIEVTGRALQ, from the coding sequence ATGCTCACAGTCGAAAACTTATCATTTAGCTATTCAAAAAGGCCCTTTATTGAAAATATGAATTTTCATGTTGACAAGGGAGAAATATTCGGATTTTTAGGCCCATCCGGAGCGGGGAAAACGACCCTGCAAAAAATACTTACCGGTTTAATTACAGGATATAAAGGGAGCGTCAAGTTAGGCGGTATTGAGTGCAAAGAACATGATAACCACTTTTATGAAAATATAGGTGTGGATTTTGAATATTCCACTTTATACGAAAAGTTGACCGCCCGGCAAAATCTCCAATTTTTCAATTCACTATACGCTAAGAAAACAAGGGCGATTGATGAAATGCTTGCAGAAATCGGATTACAGAATGACGCGGACAAAAAGGTGGCCGATTATTCAAAGGGTATGAAGTCAAGATTGAATTTTCTAAAGGCATTGCTCCACGACCCTACTATATTATTCCTCGACGAGCCGACAAGCGGCCTTGACCCCGCTAACAGCAAACTGATGAAAGATATGATTTTACAGCAGAAAGAAAAGGGGAAAACGATATTTTTAACAACACACAATATGACGGACGCAACGGAACTATGCGATAGGGTAGCCTTTATTGTGAACGGCAGCATTAAGGCGTTGGATCGCCCGCACAACCTTATTATGCAAAAAGGGGCGGCGAAAGTTAGGTATACTTATTATGAGGGCCAGGAGAAGACAGGCGAATGTTTGCTCTCCCAAATATCAAAGGATAAGGCATTAATAAATCTGATAGAAGAAAACCGCATATTATCCATTCATAGCAGCGAACCGACTTTGAACGATATTTTTATTGAGGTTACGGGGAGGGCGTTGCAATGA
- a CDS encoding TetR/AcrR family transcriptional regulator: MPKTYSDDERAYIKKRLKEEAAYLLSTFGIRRTTVDELVERVKIPKGTFYLFYDSKELLLFEVLIEQHEIIEQQMLDEIKALHGHATTDELTEIIYNSFLITDKIGLLRLITTGEIELLYRKLPQEVMQNHFIQDSSMIKSIGELLPLSSDINTDHFATAFRNLFITMVYKREMGEDFFNDALKLTIRGLVLQMIT, from the coding sequence TTGCCAAAAACATATTCTGATGATGAAAGAGCATATATCAAAAAAAGGCTAAAAGAAGAGGCTGCATATTTACTTTCAACCTTTGGAATAAGACGCACAACTGTAGATGAATTGGTGGAGCGCGTTAAAATTCCCAAAGGCACATTTTACTTATTTTATGACTCAAAAGAGCTTTTATTGTTTGAGGTTTTAATAGAGCAGCATGAAATTATTGAGCAGCAAATGCTTGATGAGATTAAGGCATTACACGGGCATGCTACAACTGATGAATTGACGGAGATAATATATAACTCTTTTCTGATTACTGATAAAATAGGCTTATTGCGCCTTATTACCACAGGCGAAATAGAATTGCTGTATCGAAAGTTACCACAAGAAGTTATGCAAAACCATTTTATTCAGGATAGTTCAATGATAAAAAGTATAGGAGAACTCTTACCTCTTTCATCTGATATCAATACCGACCATTTTGCGACCGCTTTTAGAAATCTCTTTATTACGATGGTCTATAAACGTGAAATGGGAGAAGACTTTTTTAACGATGCCTTAAAACTTACCATTAGAGGTTTAGTGTTGCAAATGATCACATAA
- a CDS encoding Y-family DNA polymerase: protein MKNRTYIAIDLKSFYASVECKERGLDPLTTNLVVADASRTEKTICLAVSPALKAYGISGRARLFEVVQKVKEVNAERLQKAPGRVFTGASIDDTELKASPGLSLDYIAAPPRMAHYIEYSTRIYNTYLKYIAPEDMHVYSIDEVFMDVTDYLDTYKLSARELATKMIQDVRKNIGITATAGIGTNLYLCKIAMDIQAKCIPVDHNGVLIAELDEMSYRHSMWSHRPLTDFWRVGKGYAKKLEEQGLFTMGDIAKCSLGRPNDYYNEDLLYRLFGINAELLIDHAWGWEPCTIADIKAYKPSTNSIGSGQVLQYAYPFGKAKLVIREMTDLLVLDLVDKRLVTDQLVLTVGYDIENLSDLNRKKLYCGQVTIDRYGRSVPKSAHGTVNLGRQTSSTKLIMEAVTELFERIVDKNLLVRRVNIAANHVVDETSIQKMDSFEQLNLFTDYAAVQAKKEEEEAELAREKKVQKAMLEIKRKYGKNAVLKGMNLEEGATGMLRNKQIGGHRA, encoded by the coding sequence ATGAAGAACAGGACCTATATTGCAATCGACTTAAAATCTTTCTATGCTTCGGTTGAGTGTAAGGAACGAGGACTTGATCCTCTAACGACTAACCTTGTTGTGGCCGATGCAAGCCGCACGGAAAAGACGATTTGCCTCGCTGTTTCTCCGGCCCTCAAAGCATACGGTATTTCCGGTAGGGCTAGGCTGTTTGAGGTCGTGCAAAAGGTCAAGGAAGTAAATGCGGAACGGCTGCAAAAAGCACCGGGGCGAGTTTTTACAGGCGCCTCCATCGACGACACTGAACTGAAAGCCTCACCGGGTCTCTCCCTGGACTATATTGCAGCTCCTCCGAGAATGGCTCATTATATAGAATACAGCACGCGGATTTATAATACTTACTTGAAGTACATCGCCCCGGAAGACATGCATGTTTATTCCATCGACGAGGTGTTCATGGATGTGACCGATTATCTGGACACCTATAAGTTATCCGCCCGTGAGCTTGCCACGAAAATGATTCAGGATGTTCGGAAAAACATAGGTATTACAGCGACCGCCGGAATCGGAACGAACTTGTACCTTTGTAAAATCGCTATGGATATTCAGGCGAAGTGTATTCCGGTGGATCACAATGGTGTACTAATCGCTGAATTGGACGAAATGAGTTACCGACATTCGATGTGGTCACATCGGCCGCTCACTGATTTTTGGCGTGTTGGAAAAGGATATGCCAAGAAACTGGAGGAACAAGGACTTTTTACCATGGGAGATATTGCGAAATGCTCTCTCGGTAGGCCTAACGATTATTATAACGAAGACTTATTGTACCGGTTATTCGGTATTAATGCAGAATTGTTGATTGACCATGCTTGGGGATGGGAACCGTGTACCATTGCAGATATTAAAGCTTATAAGCCGAGCACAAACAGTATTGGTTCAGGTCAGGTTCTGCAATATGCTTATCCTTTTGGCAAAGCGAAGCTGGTAATACGGGAAATGACGGATTTGCTTGTACTTGATCTTGTGGATAAAAGGCTTGTAACGGATCAGCTTGTTTTGACAGTTGGATATGACATCGAGAATTTATCAGATTTAAATAGAAAGAAATTATATTGTGGGCAGGTTACCATAGATCGTTATGGACGTTCCGTTCCAAAGTCTGCCCATGGTACGGTAAACCTTGGCAGACAGACTTCTTCTACTAAATTGATTATGGAAGCTGTTACAGAGTTGTTTGAGCGCATCGTTGACAAAAATCTTCTGGTACGGAGGGTTAATATCGCAGCCAATCATGTTGTGGATGAGACAAGTATCCAAAAGATGGACAGTTTTGAACAGCTTAATCTCTTCACAGATTATGCCGCGGTACAAGCGAAAAAGGAGGAGGAAGAAGCCGAGCTTGCAAGAGAAAAAAAGGTGCAGAAAGCGATGCTGGAAATAAAAAGAAAATACGGAAAGAATGCCGTGCTGAAGGGGATGAATTTGGAAGAAGGTGCTACGGGAATGCTTCGGAACAAGCAGATTGGAGGACACAGAGCATGA
- a CDS encoding SDR family oxidoreductase: MDQHYEYIGMKKQEVNQPIAFPSQHQNPPGFEHLMNPRPIFDSPDYVGSGKLKGKVAIITGGDSGFGRAIAVAFAKEGANLTILYLNEHEDAEETKEYVEKLGASCQLLPGDLRDSSTSESAVAHTIKTYQQLDIVVNNAAVQPYTSDIMDVSDEQLDNTFRTNVYPLFYMTKAALPHLKYGSSIISTTSRVAYEVAPTYVYLASNDSAYVTGQILHVNGGLIRYS, encoded by the coding sequence ATGGATCAACATTATGAATATATCGGTATGAAAAAGCAGGAAGTAAACCAGCCAATTGCTTTCCCGTCACAACACCAGAATCCCCCAGGATTTGAACATCTTATGAATCCCCGGCCGATTTTTGACTCTCCGGATTATGTTGGAAGTGGCAAATTGAAAGGAAAGGTAGCTATAATTACAGGCGGCGATAGTGGATTCGGCAGGGCGATTGCGGTAGCCTTTGCAAAAGAAGGTGCAAATCTTACGATTTTATACCTGAATGAGCATGAGGATGCAGAAGAAACTAAAGAATATGTGGAGAAACTTGGTGCAAGCTGCCAGCTTCTGCCCGGAGATTTACGAGATTCGTCCACCTCTGAGTCAGCAGTAGCGCATACTATTAAAACGTATCAACAATTGGATATAGTAGTGAATAATGCAGCGGTACAACCATATACCAGCGATATAATGGATGTATCGGACGAGCAACTGGATAACACATTCCGCACGAATGTCTATCCGCTTTTTTATATGACAAAGGCTGCATTACCTCATTTGAAATATGGCAGTTCTATAATCAGTACAACGTCCAGAGTTGCTTATGAAGTTGCACCGACATATGTTTATTTAGCTTCGAATGATTCGGCATATGTTACCGGACAGATACTCCACGTAAATGGCGGTTTAATTCGTTATTCATAG
- a CDS encoding alpha-glucosidase — protein sequence MLTKKSRIKDVYTNPIGRDIIDRVLLQMNISKKAVTNPIVGNLKLKNLPKLSKGHLDEGFVDTLLTLLNTEQETVKGDDESILKAWWKEAVFYQIYPRSFKDSNGDGIGDLQGIISKLDYIKELGIDAIWISPIYDSPNDDNGYDIRDYHKIMAEFGTMEDFDRLLAEVHNRGMRLIMDLVVNHTSDEHEWYQKAIHEPDSKYGDYYIFKDQPNNWTSFFSGSAWNYVEERGQYALHLFSKKQMDLNWENETLRHEIHDMVRWWLEKGVDGFRLDVINYISKRSGLPDGNESIGKLMGYHGVEHYFYGPRLHEYLHDMKEKVFIPYHAFSVGETPGTGMEMSKLLTADYRKELDMVFSFDHLETPGHTRFDDYRYDLNYLKSYMIDWMENYGNHCQPSMFYENHDNPRMISKINPDPRYRNVLGKLLAVIQLTLRGTPFIYQGQELGMINQNFKSIEALRDVESLNLYDELCGTMKKEEAFAKILAGSRDHARTPMQWNDQQYAGFSNVEPWIMMDEDYKNCNVEIQLQDKNSILRFFRELIALRKEHSVIYYGDVLFSDQKEKDLFTYYRKDGRETLYIEINLSSSDKKRTKYPEGIRLLSNYPEDSSSFLRPYEANIWKCN from the coding sequence ATGCTGACAAAGAAAAGTCGTATCAAAGATGTATATACCAATCCGATTGGACGGGACATTATCGATCGGGTGCTTTTACAAATGAATATAAGCAAAAAGGCAGTTACTAATCCAATCGTAGGGAATCTAAAGCTAAAGAATTTGCCGAAGCTGTCTAAAGGCCATTTGGATGAAGGTTTTGTGGATACGTTACTTACCCTTTTAAATACGGAACAGGAAACAGTAAAAGGCGATGATGAGTCCATTCTGAAAGCTTGGTGGAAGGAAGCCGTATTTTACCAGATTTATCCCAGAAGCTTCAAAGACAGCAACGGAGACGGCATTGGCGATCTCCAGGGTATCATAAGTAAATTGGATTACATAAAAGAGTTGGGGATCGATGCTATCTGGATTTCACCGATCTATGATTCCCCTAACGATGATAATGGATATGACATAAGAGATTATCATAAAATCATGGCCGAGTTCGGAACAATGGAGGATTTTGACAGGTTGTTAGCTGAGGTTCATAACCGTGGCATGAGGCTTATTATGGATCTTGTGGTGAACCATACCTCAGATGAACATGAGTGGTATCAGAAGGCCATTCATGAACCGGATTCCAAATATGGAGATTATTATATTTTTAAAGATCAGCCTAATAACTGGACATCATTTTTCAGCGGCAGTGCGTGGAACTATGTTGAAGAACGCGGACAATATGCATTGCATTTATTCTCGAAGAAACAGATGGATTTAAATTGGGAAAATGAAACCCTGCGTCATGAGATCCATGATATGGTAAGATGGTGGCTGGAAAAGGGTGTGGATGGATTCCGCCTGGATGTCATTAATTATATTTCTAAGCGCAGCGGCCTGCCGGATGGAAATGAAAGCATCGGCAAGCTTATGGGATATCATGGGGTAGAACATTATTTCTATGGACCTCGTCTTCACGAATATCTGCATGATATGAAAGAGAAGGTATTTATCCCATATCATGCTTTTTCGGTCGGAGAAACTCCCGGGACAGGAATGGAAATGAGCAAGCTGTTGACTGCCGATTATCGAAAAGAGCTGGACATGGTATTCTCCTTCGACCATCTGGAAACGCCGGGACATACACGTTTTGATGATTATCGATATGACCTTAATTATCTAAAGAGCTATATGATTGACTGGATGGAGAATTACGGGAATCATTGTCAGCCATCGATGTTTTATGAAAACCACGATAATCCGCGCATGATTTCTAAAATAAATCCGGACCCACGGTATCGGAATGTTCTGGGTAAGCTTTTGGCCGTAATACAGCTTACACTGCGAGGCACGCCATTTATTTACCAGGGGCAGGAACTTGGAATGATCAATCAAAACTTCAAATCCATCGAAGCGCTTCGTGATGTGGAGTCGTTGAATCTTTATGACGAGTTATGCGGCACAATGAAAAAAGAAGAGGCATTTGCAAAGATATTGGCCGGTTCCAGAGACCATGCCAGAACACCCATGCAGTGGAACGATCAGCAATATGCAGGTTTTTCTAACGTGGAGCCGTGGATTATGATGGATGAGGATTATAAGAATTGCAATGTAGAGATACAGCTTCAAGATAAGAACTCCATCCTTCGTTTTTTCCGGGAATTAATCGCTTTGCGTAAAGAGCATAGTGTTATTTATTATGGAGATGTGCTATTTAGTGATCAAAAGGAAAAAGATTTATTTACCTATTATCGTAAGGATGGAAGGGAAACGCTGTATATTGAAATAAATTTAAGCTCATCCGATAAGAAACGAACAAAATATCCTGAGGGAATTCGCTTGCTGTCCAATTATCCGGAGGATTCATCCTCATTCCTGCGCCCATATGAGGCGAATATATGGAAATGTAATTAG
- a CDS encoding glycoside-pentoside-hexuronide (GPH):cation symporter: MGAKTERNHNRYMFGLGTIGRDMLYTMVSMYLLFFLTDILDLPDSTMWWMTGAMTILRIFDAVNDPVMGFLVDNTRSRFGKFKPWIVIGAILGGILTILLFHDFGLNGAGYIIMFVVIYLLWDLTYGANDIAYWSMLPSLTLDQKEREKTGSFARICANIGLFTTVVGILPVTGALGGDKRAWQITVIAIVLITWAFLMFTVFGVKEDKNINVKQESTSLKEMFRILFQNDQLLFTAISMALFMIGYCTTTAFGVYFFKYAFKNEGMYSVFAAILGVSQLAALSVFPLFSKKYSRKTLYAFATILVVVGYVIFFLSPMNMLFIGVAGILLFTGQAFIQLLMLMFLTDTVEYGQWKLGRRNESITFSVQPFINKIGGAIANGIVGVTLIVSGINAAPAPEDVTDSGLLIMKLAMLILPLIFIVAGYLIYDKKFKIDKQMYDTIISELAARGEINRE, from the coding sequence ATGGGAGCAAAAACAGAAAGAAATCATAATCGTTATATGTTTGGCCTTGGAACTATCGGCAGAGATATGCTTTATACAATGGTAAGCATGTACCTTCTGTTCTTCTTGACGGATATTTTAGATTTGCCGGATTCCACTATGTGGTGGATGACAGGAGCGATGACCATACTTCGCATATTTGACGCCGTAAATGATCCAGTCATGGGATTTTTAGTAGATAATACCCGCTCACGATTCGGCAAATTTAAACCGTGGATCGTGATAGGAGCTATTCTTGGCGGTATTCTTACAATTTTATTGTTCCATGATTTTGGACTAAATGGAGCAGGATATATAATAATGTTTGTAGTGATCTATCTTCTCTGGGACTTAACCTATGGAGCCAATGATATCGCTTATTGGTCAATGCTTCCGTCCCTGACACTCGACCAAAAGGAACGTGAGAAAACCGGTTCTTTTGCCAGAATATGTGCAAATATCGGCTTATTTACGACCGTAGTTGGCATATTGCCTGTTACAGGCGCCTTAGGCGGAGATAAAAGAGCCTGGCAGATTACAGTAATCGCAATCGTATTGATTACATGGGCATTTCTTATGTTTACGGTATTCGGAGTGAAGGAGGATAAAAATATTAATGTGAAACAAGAGTCCACTTCATTAAAGGAAATGTTCAGAATTCTATTCCAGAACGACCAGCTATTATTTACGGCGATATCCATGGCATTGTTTATGATCGGTTATTGCACTACCACCGCTTTTGGAGTTTACTTCTTTAAATATGCTTTTAAAAATGAAGGAATGTACTCAGTGTTCGCTGCGATTCTGGGAGTCTCACAACTGGCAGCCTTATCTGTATTTCCTCTGTTCTCAAAAAAATACAGCAGAAAGACCTTATATGCCTTCGCGACTATACTTGTAGTAGTCGGGTATGTAATATTCTTCCTTTCACCGATGAACATGTTGTTTATCGGCGTGGCCGGCATCCTTCTTTTTACCGGTCAGGCTTTCATACAGTTGCTGATGCTGATGTTCCTGACAGATACGGTAGAGTACGGACAGTGGAAGCTGGGTCGTCGTAATGAAAGCATCACTTTCTCTGTACAGCCGTTCATCAATAAAATCGGGGGAGCAATTGCCAATGGGATTGTTGGTGTGACTTTGATCGTTTCCGGTATTAATGCGGCACCGGCACCGGAGGATGTTACGGATTCCGGGCTGTTAATTATGAAGCTGGCAATGCTGATTTTACCGCTTATCTTTATTGTGGCCGGTTACCTGATTTATGATAAGAAGTTCAAGATCGATAAGCAGATGTATGATACGATAATATCGGAATTGGCTGCTCGCGGTGAAATAAATAGAGAATAG